In one Cyprinus carpio isolate SPL01 chromosome B2, ASM1834038v1, whole genome shotgun sequence genomic region, the following are encoded:
- the LOC109098309 gene encoding rho GTPase-activating protein 21-like isoform X2, whose amino-acid sequence MTCCHVLKDTKSEEDKQYGAWCVNLTFSNRSLSIVVYLKLDLDMITEVRFSAISNRGHHSPLASVSLQSRVVTRTAYSQDAYLKGHDAYSGNAHHIPEPPPVCYPRVDCKPPGMAQATETSAPGVVASELGYRVEIPVPPSPPPPIPKTQTAVCVCNESVRTVVVPPHVHMGRMVPGHRGDYGLVGPDPMLIRARPGTVSGGRPLYLHPRKADMFPSGYHGDPYAIPPTHYAPASSITSPATHHNIDWRTYQTYREYIDNKGLHTYSRTIQERLDSLRAASQSVHGGPHCGPQPGWGNKLRRRSTSHDRAYQGPSVLPPRSASQDRMSGVERAAHARDWPPRSVSSDGLIRKPRVHSSDYVEHSELVSPAPWAAVDRQLYGRVDQSRRPSRQSLPPRAVLYRPSTGFGMSVRGVAGSYMHSSRTDIPPTTGFPERPRNGVNQTKELPSKDQSGAVVGNCISNSSSNQSRTRPETMQSPETGKENPVGYRSASYSAPPPQRPQCGASAQRTHPQDVKGLPVNGSSPVEGVVLREKPPTGKGTPQPLRHPSYILAVNDTHGSESAGGGVCWLPNDARREMHMRRLGERLDSSFCSSNLDESLDSIPFIDELASPSVDHDGSQIPASAVISGAQAVISDSPSPTTPSPLMRRQLSHDQESLRNAILESGTKTERSKSYDEGLDNYRDEGRGRSSKPSLRVFKKTLDGHKSDDSSSRRDSSTEIFSDSTKEGWLHFRQLNTEKGKRVGGGMRPWKQIYAVLRGHSLYLYKDKKEGLSHVNSQLEDEPLSISIKACLIDISYSDTKRKNVLRLTTSDCEYLFQAEGREDMLSWIRVIQENSNLDEENAAVTSTDLINRKLKEYISMSAPSSKTEPSPKTSRQSLSIRHTLLGGSSKSQSLYLPRNEQERSKDDTSPPRDKAAWRRGIPGLKKKPQDKRPTAGVTFGVRLDNCPPAQTNRFVPLIVEVCCKLVEERGLEYTGIYRVPGNNAAISSMQEELDTKGMTDIDVQDDKWRDLNVISSLLKSFFRKLPEPLFTNEKYSNFIDANRMEDPVERLKTLKRLIHELPDHHYETLKFLSGHLKTVSENCEKNKMEPRNLAIVFGPTLVRTSEDNMTHMVTHMPDHYKIVETLIQQYDWFFTEDGDEEPTTTVEQESTVQSQPVPNIDHLLTNIGRTAPSPGEVSDSTTSDSAKSKQGSWGSGKDQYSRELLRSSIFASRKRKKPKDKPQPSSSDDDLDASFSKKDLPVQNDPNWPADDQTEDAESEVGLDDQIERTEDDEQSPGDSLDLTSENKQLISEHLPQETCPLSKIITSPKPSYHMTHQSSLSDPPSNYDDGCVSDLGTLNSTSSQASVPRMRHGRTPGHWMESTGMGPGAEVCSITSDYSTTSSMTFHTGVESIALSPEVQSVAESREDDADDERSELISEGRPMESDSESDLSVFAGGQDRGPTEDRNQPEGSVTPLQDVPNQIPSHRIIACDTLARKRGSRQKTDSESSADGNRSDKESSRLSRALEAIKGRSTGSLSSSSRSESERAEPMWRLKITDRLKCRLRTSADDMFGVGSQRTRSPETRSKRKSNIRRRHTMGGQRDFAELSVIGDWQRVESNELSAMDRLKPKCSSQDFSIRDWIARERHRASNPEVSLDVLDLHPSRSRDLLSAGSSHSHLGQLLNGDVAAAQSKSLSLAADAHPHKLSGAQVVRSRFYQYL is encoded by the exons ATGACTTGCTGTCATGTTTTGAAAGACACCAAATCGGAGGAAGACAAACAATATGGAGCCTGGTGTGTAAATCTGACGTTCTCCAACAGAAGTCTTTCAATAGTTGTTTACCTTAAACTGGATTTAGACATGATTACGGAGGTCAGATTCAGTGCCATTTCTAATCGGGGCCATCATTCACCTCTGGCATCAGTGTCACTTCAGTCACGTGTGGTGACCCGAACG GCCTATTCCCAAGATGCCTACCTTAAGGGTCATGATGCATACAGTGGAAATGCCCACCATATCCCGGAACCACCTCCTGTATGTTACCCTCGAGTAGACTGTAAGCCCCCGGGGATGGCCCAGGCCACTGAGACATCAGCCCCGGGGGTTGTAGCATCTGAGCTAGGATACCGTGTGGAGATACCAGTACCTCCCTCCCCTCCACCACCCATTCCAAAGACAcagactgcagtgtgtgtgtgcaatgaaaGTGTTCGGACCGTGGTGGTACCCCCTCATGTTCACATGGGCCGTATGGTTCCAGGACATCGGGGTGACTATGGTCTAGTAGGCCCAGATCCAATGCTGATCAGAGCCAGGCCTGGTACGGTGTCTGGTGGTCGTCCGCTGTACCTCCACCCTCGCAAAGCTGACATGTTCCCGTCAGGTTACCATGGTGATCCTTATGCCATTCCACCTACACACTATGCGCCTGCTTCCTCCATTACCTCCCCTGCTACCCACCATAACATTGACTGGCGGACTTACCAGACATACCGGGAATATATCGATAATAAAGGTCTTCACACTTACAGTAGGACTATTCAGGAGCGTTTAGACAGCCTGCGAGCTGCATCCCAAAGTGTCCACGGTGGCCCCCACTGCGGACCCCAACCCGGCTGGGGCAATAAGTTACGCCGCAGAAGCACGTCTCATGACCGGGCTTACCAGGGCCCTTCTGTGCTTCCTCCACGCAGCGCTTCGCAGGATAGGATGAGTGGGGTGGAGAGAGCGGCCCACGCCAGGGACTGGCCTCCTCGCAGCGTATCCTCTGACGGGCTCATACGGAAGCCCCGCGTTCATTCGTCAGACTATGTGGAACATAGTGAACTAGTTTCTCCTGCACCATGGGCCGCTGTGGATAGGCAGCTGTATGGCAGAGTAGACCAGAGTCGTCGTCCTAGTAGACAGTCTCTCCCACCTCGGGCGGTCCTTTACCGTCCCTCGACAGGGTTCGGTATGAGCGTCAGGGGTGTTGCTGGCTCCTATATGCACAGCTCCAGAACGGACATCCCACCCACCACTGGTTTTCCAGAGCGACCTCGCAATGGAGTAAACCAGACCAAAGAGCTTCCTTCCAAAGACCAAAGTGGAGCTGTTGTCGGAAATTGTATTTCTAATTCATCATCAAACCAGTCGAGAACTAGGCCCGAAACCATGCAGAGCCCAGAAACCGGGAAGGAAAATCCAGTCGGATATAGGTCAGCATCTTACTCCGCTCCGCCACCACAGAGGCCACAGTGTGGGGCATCAGCTCAGAGGACACACCCACAGGATGTCAAGGGCCTACCGGTAAACGGGTCCAGTCCTGTTGAGGGTGTAGTCCTGCGGGAGAAGCCCCCAACAGGGAAGGGGACCCCACAACCTCTCCGCCATCCCTCTTACATCCTTGCGGTGAACGACACTCATGGATCTGAGTCGGCAGGGGGCGGTGTCTGCTGGTTGCCCAATGATGCCCGCCGGGAGATGCACATGCGGAGACTGGGGGAGCGGCTTGACTCCTCCTTCTGCTCCAGTAATCTGGACGAATCACTTGACTCCATTCCCTTCATCG ATGAGCTAGCCAGCCCTAGTGTAGACCATGATGGCAGCCAAATTCCTGCGTCGGCTGTGATCTCTGGAGCTCAGGCTGTAATCTCTGACAGCCCCAGCCCTACCACCCCCAGCCCCCTCATGCGGCGGCAACTGTCTCATGACCAAG AGTCTCTCAGAAATGCCATTCTAGAATCGGGAACCAAAACGGAGCGCTCAAAATCATACGACGAGGGCCTGGACAACTATCGGGATGAAGGCCGTGG ACGATCCAGCAAACCGAGTCTAAGGGTTTTCAAGAAG ACATTGGATGGCCATAAGTCTGATGACTCCAGCTCCAGAAGAGACTCCTCCACTGAGATCTTCAGTGACTCCACCAAGGAGGGTTGGCTGCATTTCCGACAGCTCAACACTGAGAAGGGCAAG CGAGTAGGAGGCGGCATGCGGCCGTGGAAACAGATATATGCGGTGCTGCGGGGACACTCCCTCTATCTGTATAAAGACAAAAAGGAGGGGCTTTCTCACGTCAACTCGCAACTGGAGGATGAGCCTCTTTCAATCAGCATCAAGGCCTGCTTGATTGACATCTCTTACAGCGACACAAAGCGCAAGAATGTCCTGCGGCTAACGACTTCAGACTGCGAGTATCTATTTCAGGCAGAAGGCCGAGAAGACATGCTGTCCTGGATAAGAGTCATTCAAGAAAACAGCAACCTGGACGAGGAG AACGCTGCCGTAACCAGCACTGATTTGATTAACAGAAAGCTCAAGGAATATATATCAATGAG TGCACCCAGCAGTAAGACGGAGCCGTCGCCCAAAACCTCACGGCAGTCTCTCAGCATTAGGCACACTCTGCTTGGCGGCAGCAGTAAGAGTCAGAGCCTCTACTTGCCCAGGAATGAACAGGAGAGGAGTAAAG ATGACACCAGTCCTCCGAGAGATAAAGCTGCCTGGAGGAGAGGAATTCCAGGACTGAAGAAGAAGCCTCAAGATAAGAGGCCCACCGCTGGTGTCACGTTTGGAGTACGACTGGACAATTGCCCTCCTGCACAAACCAACAGA TTTGTGCCTTTAATCGTGGAAGTGTGTTGTAAACTGGTGGAGGAGAGAGGGTTGGAGTACACAGGCATTTATAGAGTCCCCGGAAACAATGCTGCCATCTCGAGCATGCAGGAGGAACTAGACACTAAAGGCATGACAGACATTGATGTCCAGGATGAC AAGTGGCGAGACCTCAATGTGATCAGCAGTTTGCTTAAGTCCTTTTTTAGGAAACTTCCTGAGCCTCTGTTTACCAATG aaaaatattccaatTTTATTGATGCCAATCGAATGGAGGACCCTGTTGAGCggttaaaaacactgaaaagacTG ATTCATGAGTTACCAGACCATCATTATGAAACGCTCAAGTTCCTCTCTGGACATCTCAAAACTGTCTCGGAAAACTGTGAGAAAAACAAG atGGAGCCACGTAACCTGGCCATTGTGTTTGGCCCAACTCTTGTCAGAACCTCTGAAGACAACATGACGCACATGGTCACGCACATGCCTGATCACTACAAGATCGTTGAGACTCTCATTCAGCAA TATGACTGGTTTTTCACAGAAGATGGAGATGAAGAGCCAACG ACCACCGTGGAGCAAGAGAGCACAGTTCAGTCTCAGCCTGTGCCCAACATTGACCATCTGCTGACCAACATTGGCCGCACCGCTCCGTCACCGGGAGAAGTCTCAG ATTCAACCACCAGTGACTCTGCTAAATCAAAG CAGGGTTCCTGGGGATCTGGTAAGGACCAATATAGTAGAGAGCTGCTGCGTTCTTCCATCTTTGCTAGCCGCAAACGTAAAAAACCTAAGGACAAGCCTCAGCCGAGCAGCTCTGATGACGATTTGGATGCTAGTTTCTCTAAGAAGGATCTTCCAGTGCAAAATGATCCAAATTGGCCTGCAGATGACCAAACTGAGGATGCTGAGAGTGAAGTTGGACTTGATGACCAAATAGAAAGGACAGAGGATGATGAGCAAAGCCCAGGAGACAGCCTTGACCTAACCTCTGAAAACAAGCAGCTCATTTCCGAACATCTGCCCCAGGAGACTTGTCCTTTATCTAAGATCATCACATCACCCAAACCTAGTTATCACATGACTCACCAGAGTTCCCTGTCCGATCCTCCCTCCAACTACGATGATGGATGTGTCTCAGATCTGGGCACACTTAACAGCACCAGCTCCCAGGCCTCAGTACCCAGGATGAGGCACGGGAGGACACCAGGCCACTGGATGGAGAGCACAGGAATGGGCCCAGGAGCTGAGGTCTGCTCTATCACGTCAGATTACTCTACCACCTCCTCCATGACCTTCCACACAGGGGTGGAGTCCATCGCCCTCAGTCCGGAGGTGCAGTCTGTCGCCGAAAGCCGTGAGgatgatgctgatgatgaaaGAAGTGAGCTCATCAGTGAAGGACGACCCATGGAGTCTGACAGTGAAAGTGATTTATCCGTCTTTGCCGGTGGCCAAGATAGAGGGCCGACTGAAGATCGCAACCAACCGGAGGGCAGCGTCACACCTTTGCAAGATGTACCCAACCAAATCCCCTCCCATCGAATCATCGCGTGTGACACCCTGGCACGCAAGAGAGGGAGTCGGCAGAAGACTGACAGCGAGTCTTCAGCAGATGGGAACCGCAGCGACAAGGAGTCCAGTCGACTCTCACGAGCACTAGAGGCAATCAAAGGCCGCTCCACCGGCAGTCTGAGCTCTTCCTCTCGCAGCGAATCAGAGCGAGCCGAACCCATGTGGCGACTCAAAATCACAGACCGGTTAAAGTGTCGACTGAGGACGTCAGCAGATGACATGTTCGGCGTGGGTTCCCAGCGCACCAGGTCACCTGAGACTCGAAGTAAACGGAAAAGCAACATCCGCCGCAGGCACACCATGGGTGGTCAGCGGGACTTTGCTGAGTTGTCGGTAATTGGGGACTGGCAAAGAGTCGAGAGCAATGAGCTCTCAGCTATGGATCGCTTAAAGCCCAAATGCAGTTCGCAAGACTTCTCCATCAGAGACTGGATCGCTCGAGAGCGACACCGAGCCAGCAACCCCGAAGTTAGTCTGGATGTACTAGACCTGCACCCTTCCCGATCACGGGACCTGTTATCCGCTGGGTCCTCGCACTCCCACTTGGGTCAGCTCCTTAATGGAGATGTAGCGGCCGCTCAGAGCAAGAGCCTAAGCCTGGCTGCAGATGCCCACCCTCACAAACTCTCTGGTGCTCAAGTGGTCCGTTCCCGTTTCTATCAGTAcctgtga
- the LOC109098309 gene encoding rho GTPase-activating protein 21-like isoform X1, translated as MMATHWRNSGDEEELDYAAASPHCEDVVDQDDSSGVLFQQEDEPFSWPGPKTLRLRRTSQGYGFTLRHFIVYPPESAVNSSFKDEDHGHRGRPRNRLEPMDTIFVKQVKEGGPAHSAGLFTGDRIVKVNGESIIGKTYSQVIGLIQNSHTFLELCVMPKDEDILQLAYSQDAYLKGHDAYSGNAHHIPEPPPVCYPRVDCKPPGMAQATETSAPGVVASELGYRVEIPVPPSPPPPIPKTQTAVCVCNESVRTVVVPPHVHMGRMVPGHRGDYGLVGPDPMLIRARPGTVSGGRPLYLHPRKADMFPSGYHGDPYAIPPTHYAPASSITSPATHHNIDWRTYQTYREYIDNKGLHTYSRTIQERLDSLRAASQSVHGGPHCGPQPGWGNKLRRRSTSHDRAYQGPSVLPPRSASQDRMSGVERAAHARDWPPRSVSSDGLIRKPRVHSSDYVEHSELVSPAPWAAVDRQLYGRVDQSRRPSRQSLPPRAVLYRPSTGFGMSVRGVAGSYMHSSRTDIPPTTGFPERPRNGVNQTKELPSKDQSGAVVGNCISNSSSNQSRTRPETMQSPETGKENPVGYRSASYSAPPPQRPQCGASAQRTHPQDVKGLPVNGSSPVEGVVLREKPPTGKGTPQPLRHPSYILAVNDTHGSESAGGGVCWLPNDARREMHMRRLGERLDSSFCSSNLDESLDSIPFIDELASPSVDHDGSQIPASAVISGAQAVISDSPSPTTPSPLMRRQLSHDQESLRNAILESGTKTERSKSYDEGLDNYRDEGRGRSSKPSLRVFKKTLDGHKSDDSSSRRDSSTEIFSDSTKEGWLHFRQLNTEKGKRVGGGMRPWKQIYAVLRGHSLYLYKDKKEGLSHVNSQLEDEPLSISIKACLIDISYSDTKRKNVLRLTTSDCEYLFQAEGREDMLSWIRVIQENSNLDEENAAVTSTDLINRKLKEYISMSAPSSKTEPSPKTSRQSLSIRHTLLGGSSKSQSLYLPRNEQERSKDDTSPPRDKAAWRRGIPGLKKKPQDKRPTAGVTFGVRLDNCPPAQTNRFVPLIVEVCCKLVEERGLEYTGIYRVPGNNAAISSMQEELDTKGMTDIDVQDDKWRDLNVISSLLKSFFRKLPEPLFTNEKYSNFIDANRMEDPVERLKTLKRLIHELPDHHYETLKFLSGHLKTVSENCEKNKMEPRNLAIVFGPTLVRTSEDNMTHMVTHMPDHYKIVETLIQQYDWFFTEDGDEEPTTTVEQESTVQSQPVPNIDHLLTNIGRTAPSPGEVSDSTTSDSAKSKQGSWGSGKDQYSRELLRSSIFASRKRKKPKDKPQPSSSDDDLDASFSKKDLPVQNDPNWPADDQTEDAESEVGLDDQIERTEDDEQSPGDSLDLTSENKQLISEHLPQETCPLSKIITSPKPSYHMTHQSSLSDPPSNYDDGCVSDLGTLNSTSSQASVPRMRHGRTPGHWMESTGMGPGAEVCSITSDYSTTSSMTFHTGVESIALSPEVQSVAESREDDADDERSELISEGRPMESDSESDLSVFAGGQDRGPTEDRNQPEGSVTPLQDVPNQIPSHRIIACDTLARKRGSRQKTDSESSADGNRSDKESSRLSRALEAIKGRSTGSLSSSSRSESERAEPMWRLKITDRLKCRLRTSADDMFGVGSQRTRSPETRSKRKSNIRRRHTMGGQRDFAELSVIGDWQRVESNELSAMDRLKPKCSSQDFSIRDWIARERHRASNPEVSLDVLDLHPSRSRDLLSAGSSHSHLGQLLNGDVAAAQSKSLSLAADAHPHKLSGAQVVRSRFYQYL; from the exons GCCTATTCCCAAGATGCCTACCTTAAGGGTCATGATGCATACAGTGGAAATGCCCACCATATCCCGGAACCACCTCCTGTATGTTACCCTCGAGTAGACTGTAAGCCCCCGGGGATGGCCCAGGCCACTGAGACATCAGCCCCGGGGGTTGTAGCATCTGAGCTAGGATACCGTGTGGAGATACCAGTACCTCCCTCCCCTCCACCACCCATTCCAAAGACAcagactgcagtgtgtgtgtgcaatgaaaGTGTTCGGACCGTGGTGGTACCCCCTCATGTTCACATGGGCCGTATGGTTCCAGGACATCGGGGTGACTATGGTCTAGTAGGCCCAGATCCAATGCTGATCAGAGCCAGGCCTGGTACGGTGTCTGGTGGTCGTCCGCTGTACCTCCACCCTCGCAAAGCTGACATGTTCCCGTCAGGTTACCATGGTGATCCTTATGCCATTCCACCTACACACTATGCGCCTGCTTCCTCCATTACCTCCCCTGCTACCCACCATAACATTGACTGGCGGACTTACCAGACATACCGGGAATATATCGATAATAAAGGTCTTCACACTTACAGTAGGACTATTCAGGAGCGTTTAGACAGCCTGCGAGCTGCATCCCAAAGTGTCCACGGTGGCCCCCACTGCGGACCCCAACCCGGCTGGGGCAATAAGTTACGCCGCAGAAGCACGTCTCATGACCGGGCTTACCAGGGCCCTTCTGTGCTTCCTCCACGCAGCGCTTCGCAGGATAGGATGAGTGGGGTGGAGAGAGCGGCCCACGCCAGGGACTGGCCTCCTCGCAGCGTATCCTCTGACGGGCTCATACGGAAGCCCCGCGTTCATTCGTCAGACTATGTGGAACATAGTGAACTAGTTTCTCCTGCACCATGGGCCGCTGTGGATAGGCAGCTGTATGGCAGAGTAGACCAGAGTCGTCGTCCTAGTAGACAGTCTCTCCCACCTCGGGCGGTCCTTTACCGTCCCTCGACAGGGTTCGGTATGAGCGTCAGGGGTGTTGCTGGCTCCTATATGCACAGCTCCAGAACGGACATCCCACCCACCACTGGTTTTCCAGAGCGACCTCGCAATGGAGTAAACCAGACCAAAGAGCTTCCTTCCAAAGACCAAAGTGGAGCTGTTGTCGGAAATTGTATTTCTAATTCATCATCAAACCAGTCGAGAACTAGGCCCGAAACCATGCAGAGCCCAGAAACCGGGAAGGAAAATCCAGTCGGATATAGGTCAGCATCTTACTCCGCTCCGCCACCACAGAGGCCACAGTGTGGGGCATCAGCTCAGAGGACACACCCACAGGATGTCAAGGGCCTACCGGTAAACGGGTCCAGTCCTGTTGAGGGTGTAGTCCTGCGGGAGAAGCCCCCAACAGGGAAGGGGACCCCACAACCTCTCCGCCATCCCTCTTACATCCTTGCGGTGAACGACACTCATGGATCTGAGTCGGCAGGGGGCGGTGTCTGCTGGTTGCCCAATGATGCCCGCCGGGAGATGCACATGCGGAGACTGGGGGAGCGGCTTGACTCCTCCTTCTGCTCCAGTAATCTGGACGAATCACTTGACTCCATTCCCTTCATCG ATGAGCTAGCCAGCCCTAGTGTAGACCATGATGGCAGCCAAATTCCTGCGTCGGCTGTGATCTCTGGAGCTCAGGCTGTAATCTCTGACAGCCCCAGCCCTACCACCCCCAGCCCCCTCATGCGGCGGCAACTGTCTCATGACCAAG AGTCTCTCAGAAATGCCATTCTAGAATCGGGAACCAAAACGGAGCGCTCAAAATCATACGACGAGGGCCTGGACAACTATCGGGATGAAGGCCGTGG ACGATCCAGCAAACCGAGTCTAAGGGTTTTCAAGAAG ACATTGGATGGCCATAAGTCTGATGACTCCAGCTCCAGAAGAGACTCCTCCACTGAGATCTTCAGTGACTCCACCAAGGAGGGTTGGCTGCATTTCCGACAGCTCAACACTGAGAAGGGCAAG CGAGTAGGAGGCGGCATGCGGCCGTGGAAACAGATATATGCGGTGCTGCGGGGACACTCCCTCTATCTGTATAAAGACAAAAAGGAGGGGCTTTCTCACGTCAACTCGCAACTGGAGGATGAGCCTCTTTCAATCAGCATCAAGGCCTGCTTGATTGACATCTCTTACAGCGACACAAAGCGCAAGAATGTCCTGCGGCTAACGACTTCAGACTGCGAGTATCTATTTCAGGCAGAAGGCCGAGAAGACATGCTGTCCTGGATAAGAGTCATTCAAGAAAACAGCAACCTGGACGAGGAG AACGCTGCCGTAACCAGCACTGATTTGATTAACAGAAAGCTCAAGGAATATATATCAATGAG TGCACCCAGCAGTAAGACGGAGCCGTCGCCCAAAACCTCACGGCAGTCTCTCAGCATTAGGCACACTCTGCTTGGCGGCAGCAGTAAGAGTCAGAGCCTCTACTTGCCCAGGAATGAACAGGAGAGGAGTAAAG ATGACACCAGTCCTCCGAGAGATAAAGCTGCCTGGAGGAGAGGAATTCCAGGACTGAAGAAGAAGCCTCAAGATAAGAGGCCCACCGCTGGTGTCACGTTTGGAGTACGACTGGACAATTGCCCTCCTGCACAAACCAACAGA TTTGTGCCTTTAATCGTGGAAGTGTGTTGTAAACTGGTGGAGGAGAGAGGGTTGGAGTACACAGGCATTTATAGAGTCCCCGGAAACAATGCTGCCATCTCGAGCATGCAGGAGGAACTAGACACTAAAGGCATGACAGACATTGATGTCCAGGATGAC AAGTGGCGAGACCTCAATGTGATCAGCAGTTTGCTTAAGTCCTTTTTTAGGAAACTTCCTGAGCCTCTGTTTACCAATG aaaaatattccaatTTTATTGATGCCAATCGAATGGAGGACCCTGTTGAGCggttaaaaacactgaaaagacTG ATTCATGAGTTACCAGACCATCATTATGAAACGCTCAAGTTCCTCTCTGGACATCTCAAAACTGTCTCGGAAAACTGTGAGAAAAACAAG atGGAGCCACGTAACCTGGCCATTGTGTTTGGCCCAACTCTTGTCAGAACCTCTGAAGACAACATGACGCACATGGTCACGCACATGCCTGATCACTACAAGATCGTTGAGACTCTCATTCAGCAA TATGACTGGTTTTTCACAGAAGATGGAGATGAAGAGCCAACG ACCACCGTGGAGCAAGAGAGCACAGTTCAGTCTCAGCCTGTGCCCAACATTGACCATCTGCTGACCAACATTGGCCGCACCGCTCCGTCACCGGGAGAAGTCTCAG ATTCAACCACCAGTGACTCTGCTAAATCAAAG CAGGGTTCCTGGGGATCTGGTAAGGACCAATATAGTAGAGAGCTGCTGCGTTCTTCCATCTTTGCTAGCCGCAAACGTAAAAAACCTAAGGACAAGCCTCAGCCGAGCAGCTCTGATGACGATTTGGATGCTAGTTTCTCTAAGAAGGATCTTCCAGTGCAAAATGATCCAAATTGGCCTGCAGATGACCAAACTGAGGATGCTGAGAGTGAAGTTGGACTTGATGACCAAATAGAAAGGACAGAGGATGATGAGCAAAGCCCAGGAGACAGCCTTGACCTAACCTCTGAAAACAAGCAGCTCATTTCCGAACATCTGCCCCAGGAGACTTGTCCTTTATCTAAGATCATCACATCACCCAAACCTAGTTATCACATGACTCACCAGAGTTCCCTGTCCGATCCTCCCTCCAACTACGATGATGGATGTGTCTCAGATCTGGGCACACTTAACAGCACCAGCTCCCAGGCCTCAGTACCCAGGATGAGGCACGGGAGGACACCAGGCCACTGGATGGAGAGCACAGGAATGGGCCCAGGAGCTGAGGTCTGCTCTATCACGTCAGATTACTCTACCACCTCCTCCATGACCTTCCACACAGGGGTGGAGTCCATCGCCCTCAGTCCGGAGGTGCAGTCTGTCGCCGAAAGCCGTGAGgatgatgctgatgatgaaaGAAGTGAGCTCATCAGTGAAGGACGACCCATGGAGTCTGACAGTGAAAGTGATTTATCCGTCTTTGCCGGTGGCCAAGATAGAGGGCCGACTGAAGATCGCAACCAACCGGAGGGCAGCGTCACACCTTTGCAAGATGTACCCAACCAAATCCCCTCCCATCGAATCATCGCGTGTGACACCCTGGCACGCAAGAGAGGGAGTCGGCAGAAGACTGACAGCGAGTCTTCAGCAGATGGGAACCGCAGCGACAAGGAGTCCAGTCGACTCTCACGAGCACTAGAGGCAATCAAAGGCCGCTCCACCGGCAGTCTGAGCTCTTCCTCTCGCAGCGAATCAGAGCGAGCCGAACCCATGTGGCGACTCAAAATCACAGACCGGTTAAAGTGTCGACTGAGGACGTCAGCAGATGACATGTTCGGCGTGGGTTCCCAGCGCACCAGGTCACCTGAGACTCGAAGTAAACGGAAAAGCAACATCCGCCGCAGGCACACCATGGGTGGTCAGCGGGACTTTGCTGAGTTGTCGGTAATTGGGGACTGGCAAAGAGTCGAGAGCAATGAGCTCTCAGCTATGGATCGCTTAAAGCCCAAATGCAGTTCGCAAGACTTCTCCATCAGAGACTGGATCGCTCGAGAGCGACACCGAGCCAGCAACCCCGAAGTTAGTCTGGATGTACTAGACCTGCACCCTTCCCGATCACGGGACCTGTTATCCGCTGGGTCCTCGCACTCCCACTTGGGTCAGCTCCTTAATGGAGATGTAGCGGCCGCTCAGAGCAAGAGCCTAAGCCTGGCTGCAGATGCCCACCCTCACAAACTCTCTGGTGCTCAAGTGGTCCGTTCCCGTTTCTATCAGTAcctgtga